A window of the Microplitis mediator isolate UGA2020A chromosome 5, iyMicMedi2.1, whole genome shotgun sequence genome harbors these coding sequences:
- the LOC130668011 gene encoding synaptic vesicle glycoprotein 2B-like — protein MTTSRVDEKVVQAALNETGFGKFNYKVLIIVTLIAINTGISFENVSFVIPAATCDYKMSTIAQNGIAISLLIGMALGSYFWACMAETSGRKISLIYGLLLDGCSNALASVISNYYRFVICKFFNGVGQSAQFTVIFAHLGEFQPDDYRDRMLSWIEFPYIFRTILNTGISWIIIPLKFSFISEATYFFFNPWNLYILICALVAFFTAFCLTFLPETPKYLDETGQYTQLMHVFCQMYRQNTGKSDKKYRVKKIYFLMNTRYWKSKRK, from the exons ATGACAACCTCAAGAGTAGATGAAAAAGTTGTTCAAGCCGCTTTAAATGAAAcag gTTTCGGCAAATTTAACTacaaagtattaattattgttacttTAATAGCAATAAATACTGGTATCAGTTTTGAGAATGTCAGTTTTGTTATCCCCGCAGCTACATGTGATTATAAAATGTCAACAATTGCGCAGAATGGCATTGCAATTAGTTTACTGATAG gaATGGCACTGGGTTCATATTTTTGGGCATGTATGGCCGAAACTAGCGGTCGGAAAATAAGTTTAATTTATGGTTTGCTTTTGGATGGCTGCTCAAATGCTCTAGCTTCTGTTATATCAAATTACTATAGATTcgtaatttgtaaatttttcaatggaGTCGG tCAAAGTGCACAATTTACAGTAATCTTTGCTCATCTTGGAGAATTTCAACCTGATGACTATAGAGACAGGATGCTTAGTTGGATAGAATTTCCTTATATTTTTAGGACTATTTTGAATACAG ggatcAGCTGGATTATTATTCCATTGAAATTCAGTTTCATAAGTGAagctacttattttttttttaacccctGGAActtgtatattttaatatgtGCGCTAGTAGCATTTTTTACCGCATTTTGTTTGACTTTTCTACCAGAAACTCCTAAATATCTTGATGAAACTGGACAATATACTCAGTTAATGCATGTCTTTTGTCAAATGTATCGTCAAAATACCGGaaaatcagataaaaaatatagagtaaaaaaaatatactttctGATGAATACACGCTATTGGAAAtctaaaagaaaatga